TCTTTATATAATAAAAAATTATGATATAATATGAATAGGAACTCTTTAATTAAGGAGGTTGAATTAATTGAAAAAAGATATACTTAAAAATGAAATTTTTACTCAACTAAATAAAGAGGATTTAATAAAAAAAGAAGAAGAGATTAGAATTCTATTATTAGGGAACCCTAACAACTTCCAACTTTTAAGAGAATTAGCTATTATTCTATATCATAAAGCTGATTATTCAAGTGCTATAAAAGTTTATAAAAAAGTATTGGAATATAAAGAAAATAAGGCTGAAGGATTGGCTTTTTTAGGTCAATTATATTATGAAAATGAAGAGTATAATAAAGCTATTGAAGCTTTTGAAAAATCTTTAGATATAAATCCTAATGAAGCTTTTGTTCATTTTCTTTTAGGAAATGCATATTCACGTGCTGGAAAACTTTTAGAAGCTATAACAAGTTATGATTTTGCTATCTTTTTAGATTTAGATATCTATGGTGCGCATCTTGATTTTGCTGAAAAATATGAAAAAATGGGGTTATTGGATAGAGCTTTAAAAGAATACTCTATAGCATATGATATAGATCCTAGGGATAAAAAAATTAAAAATAAAATTAATAAATTAAAAGAAGCAACAATTAAAAAAATTGGTTAAACTCAAAATAAGGAGAACAAATGATTTATAGTATTTCATTAACATTTATACTAATACTATTTTTCTTTATAGGGATAACTTTCGGTTTTAATAGAGCTGTTGGGATGTTACCTGTATTATTTATAGTATTTTTATTAGTGGCATTTTTAGGTTGGTTTGTAGTTAGTTTTTTCCCATTAATACTGTTGGTTATAGTTATTACCTATATAAGAAATAGAAATCAACCAAAAAGTACAAGAAGAAGAACTTACTATTATAGATATGATAGTAATAGTACAAAAGATTTTGAAGATTTTTTCCGTCAAGCAGGAGGAAATTTTGGTGGACAACAACAGGGAGGATATTACAACAATAATTCCAATCCTTTCGGATATACTGAAGATCTAGGAAAATACTATGATATTTTAGGTGTTAGTAGAAATGCAAGTAAGGATGAGATAAAAAAAGCTTATAGAGATTTAGTTAAACAGCATCATCCTGACAAATTTAGCAGTGCTAGTGATTCTGAAAAAGAGTATCATGAAAATAAATTAAAAGAGATAAATGAAGCTTATGAAAAACTTTCAAAAGATTTTTCTTAAGCTTGAAATAGTTTAATAAGTATGATATAATTTAACACGTATGAAG
This genomic window from uncultured Fusobacterium sp. contains:
- a CDS encoding tetratricopeptide repeat protein — translated: MKKDILKNEIFTQLNKEDLIKKEEEIRILLLGNPNNFQLLRELAIILYHKADYSSAIKVYKKVLEYKENKAEGLAFLGQLYYENEEYNKAIEAFEKSLDINPNEAFVHFLLGNAYSRAGKLLEAITSYDFAIFLDLDIYGAHLDFAEKYEKMGLLDRALKEYSIAYDIDPRDKKIKNKINKLKEATIKKIG
- a CDS encoding DnaJ domain-containing protein; translated protein: MIYSISLTFILILFFFIGITFGFNRAVGMLPVLFIVFLLVAFLGWFVVSFFPLILLVIVITYIRNRNQPKSTRRRTYYYRYDSNSTKDFEDFFRQAGGNFGGQQQGGYYNNNSNPFGYTEDLGKYYDILGVSRNASKDEIKKAYRDLVKQHHPDKFSSASDSEKEYHENKLKEINEAYEKLSKDFS